Within bacterium, the genomic segment ACTGCCGATCAACCACGCCGCTTCGCCAAGAGCATCACGATACCCCTGAAGCCAGCTTCGAGCTCGCTCCAGTGCTTCTGCGCGGCCCACGAACTCGACCTCGGGGGCCATCGCCAGGAAATGGTGTCCCCGGCCGCCGGAGGCTGGACCCGTTCCCCAGCCTTCACCCGCCCGGGCTTCCAGGATCCGCGCGCCACAAGCTGCGGGTAGGGCTGCGAGAATTTCGCAGGGCGGGCGGGCCTTCTGTATAGGGAGGCGAAGGGAGGCGGAGCGCACGGTCGTCTCGTCAAGGTGTTGGTGGTGCAGAGAATGGGTCTGTCAGCGAAATGCTCGAATCGAGACCCGTTGGCAACTCTCGGAGTCGCCTTGCCGGGGATCTGTGCTGCCAACATACCCTCTTTGGAGCTCGGACCCATTCTCCGGACCACAACCGATGGCTACCCGCGGTCTTGGGCTAGAGTAGATTCATGGCGCGATCTGCCTCAAAGAACGTCACGATCGAAGGGGTTCGCCCGGTGATCGAAGCACTCCGAGCCGGTCGGCGGCAGGTGTACGATGTGATTCTGCCCTCTGGGGGCGTCCGCTCGAGCCCGGGACAGCGGCAGCTCGAGGCGCTCTTGCGGGAACGGGGCATTCCCGCGACGCGAAAATCGGGGGTGGGGGTCAGCGCTCGAGTCGATGTCTTCCCCGAAGAGCCCTTCGAGTCCCTGCTGGGCAGCGAACACGCGCCACTTCTGGTCGCGCTCGATCGCGTGACGGATGTCGGGAATCTGGGCTCGATTGCGCGCTCGGCGGAGGTGGCCGGTGCGAGTGGTCTGATTCTGGAAGATCGCCACTCTCCGCCGATCGGTGGCGGAGCGTTGCGGGCCAGTGCCGGGGCGCTGGAGCATCTGCGGGTCGGACGGGCCCCAAATCTCCGCCGCGCACTCGAATTCGCTCGCTCGGAGGGCTTCGCGATCCTGATCGGCGAGCTCGATGGACTCCCGATCGAGCGGATCGATGAGCCTCTGCTCTGTGGTCCCTTGATATGGGTTTTCGGCTCCGAGGATCGCGGGCCGCGGCCCTCGGTCAGAGAACTGGCCAGTCAGCGCGTTTCGATTCCGGTGGAAGGTCGAGTGGAGTCACTCGGCGTGGCCGCCGCCGCAGCCCATCTCCTTTTGCGCACGGCGGAAGTCAGGCGAAAGAGTTGAGGCGATCTCCATGTGGGGAAACACCCATCCAGAGGGCTTTCGGGAGACGGTGGCAACCCGAGAATCTCCTGATACAATCGTCACTTGCGCTGGCGTAGCTCAATTGGCAGAGCAGCTGACTTGTAATCAGCAGGTTGGAGGTTCGAGTCCCCTCGCCAGCTCCATGTCGAGGGTTGGATCGAGTGGGGCTGATCGAGAATCTCGGACTGTATCTGGACAATCGACGATCGTCACTTGATCTGGCGCATCTGATTTTCTTAGAACGGGAAACTAACAAACAGTTTGGCGGAGCGTTCCTGGAGCCTCGAGTGAGTCGGAAGGATTCAGCGGGGCCGGGGAACTTTTACGCGTGTTCGGATTTTCGTGCGCGAGTTGGAGTAGAGGGGGATCGCCAGAAGGCCAC encodes:
- a CDS encoding RNA methyltransferase is translated as MARSASKNVTIEGVRPVIEALRAGRRQVYDVILPSGGVRSSPGQRQLEALLRERGIPATRKSGVGVSARVDVFPEEPFESLLGSEHAPLLVALDRVTDVGNLGSIARSAEVAGASGLILEDRHSPPIGGGALRASAGALEHLRVGRAPNLRRALEFARSEGFAILIGELDGLPIERIDEPLLCGPLIWVFGSEDRGPRPSVRELASQRVSIPVEGRVESLGVAAAAAHLLLRTAEVRRKS